The sequence GATGTTCAATTCGCACCCCGATTGCAAATGGTTTTGCTTCGAGTTCAACGTTACGTTGATATAGCATTTCATAGGTGTCACGAGCACTGTGACCAATTGCCAATACCACAACTTCACACGGTAACGTTTCCTGTCCATTAAGGATAACTTCAGAAATTTCACCTTCGGTTATTTTAATGTCGGTTACTTTTGCTTTAAACCGAACTTCACCACCAGCCGCAATGATTTCTTGTCTCAAATATTTTACCAAGTTTCGCAGTTTGTCGGTACCGATGTGTGGTTTATGCAGATATTTTATTTCTTCTGGCGCTCCGGCTTTAACAAACAATTCTAAAATATCTTTCATTTTTTCATCGCTAACTCTAGTCGTCAATTTGCCATCCGAAAAAGTTCCGGCGCCACCTTCACCAAATTGAATATTAGATTCTGTTTTTAGGTTTCGGTTTTGCCAAAAGTCTGCCACAGCTTTTGTTCTGTCATCAATATTATCGCCACGCTCCACTACAATCGGTTTATAACCGTGTTGGGCTAAAGTGTATGCTGCTAAAAGTCCCGCTGGTCCTAAGCCGATTACAATCGGTGCATGCTTTAATTTTATATCGCCATATAAAATTTCTTCTCTTGGTCTATTAGGAGTAATCATTACATTATTATCTTTTTTAAATTTATTAATTAATTTTTGTTCATTTTCACTTATTCTTACATCTAAGCTATAGACAAAGTTAATTTTACTGTTATTGCGACGCCTCGCATCAATGGCTTTACGCACAACTACCACCTCAAGCACAGCCTGAAGTGGTAATTTTAAACGTTTAGCAACAGTTTTCTTTAAATCACTTTTATCGTCAAACGGTATCGCTAAATTGTTTATTCTAATCAAGTTTTATCTCCTCATTGTTTCTTCTTTTCCACACTGATATGAACATTAATCTTGTCTTTAATAACATTTATCCCCACTGGCAACTCTAATTTAACTTCTTTAATAATGTCTTTGTCAATATTAGCTAGCGCAATAGTTTCGGTATCAATTGCTTCAATCTTATCAACAATTCTCTGATCACCATAAATATCAATTTTTTCTGGCTCAGTTCTAATTGATTTTATCATATAATCTGCTAATAAATCATTACCTAATTTGGTTTTTATATCAACAGTTTTTTTGTACAACCCTTTTACCAAAGAAATATCAACATTAACACTCCGTGGAATAACTTTAACATTACTAACTTCCTTGCCCTCATTATTAACAGCAATCAATGGGACATCAATGGAAAAATCTTCGGCTTTGCCAGCTAAATTAATATAACCAAGCACCGCCTTAACACTATTAACGGCACTTTGAGGCCCTTCAACATAAACTTCACTAGTGGCCGGTAACGCTTTACCTAAACTTACCCCTGATGCCGGTACTCCTGATAAAGTAATATCAACCGGTACCGCTTTATTAATTATTTTTTCAATATCAATTGATAAATTTTCCGGAGTGACAGCTACTAATTCAAAGCCTTGTGGCAAGACAACTTGTATCTTTAAAGATTGTCGTCCTTCACTATGCCCTGCTAAATCAACGTACGCTTTAAATGAAGTTTCAGAAACGAACATCAAGGCATTACGTTGTGTTCTTACTTTAATTTTTACATTTTCAATATTGTAATCAACACTATAGCCTTCTAAGTTGTTAGAGACTTCTAAGGGAACGGTAAACGTACTTTCCACCGGAGGATTTTGCTCATTCATAACAAAAAACCATAAGAAAACCGCAAATAACAATGCACAAATTTTCGCAAAAATATTTTTGTATAAAGTTATATTCATTTTGTCAGCCTCCAGTTCAATAAATCATTTAAGGCTGATGGTTTAGCTGTAAATAATGGTCTT is a genomic window of Negativicutes bacterium containing:
- a CDS encoding NAD(P)/FAD-dependent oxidoreductase, with amino-acid sequence MIRINNLAIPFDDKSDLKKTVAKRLKLPLQAVLEVVVVRKAIDARRRNNSKINFVYSLDVRISENEQKLINKFKKDNNVMITPNRPREEILYGDIKLKHAPIVIGLGPAGLLAAYTLAQHGYKPIVVERGDNIDDRTKAVADFWQNRNLKTESNIQFGEGGAGTFSDGKLTTRVSDEKMKDILELFVKAGAPEEIKYLHKPHIGTDKLRNLVKYLRQEIIAAGGEVRFKAKVTDIKITEGEISEVILNGQETLPCEVVVLAIGHSARDTYEMLYQRNVELEAKPFAIGVRIEHPQELIDKAQYGEYAGAANLAAADYSLVYNDIETKRSAYSFCMCPGGMVVGATSEENQVVTNGMSNYQRNSGIANSAIIVTVNTDDFGGNVLDGISFQRKYEKLAFEVGGENYNAPMQTVGDFLNNNVGSTDFLVKPTYLPGVKSADLRDCLPKFVTTTIAKALPYFGQKIKGFDAPNVVMTGVETRTSAPVRIVRNKELVSLNTKGLYPTGEGAGYAGGIMSAAIDGMNVAIKIINKYKM